The sequence below is a genomic window from Fundidesulfovibrio magnetotacticus.
CAGGTCTACGGGCCGTAAGGCCCGGCCGACCGCCGAAAACCGCGCCGGACGGGAACGGGAACGGCCCCTTAGAACCTGTACTGCAGGCCCACAGCGCATTTCCAGGCGTCGCCGCTCTCGGCCTGGTTGACCAGCCGCCGTCCCCACACGGAACGCTCGAACCGGCCGTGCGCCCAACCGGCCTCGACCACGGCGGCCAGGTTCGCGTAGATGTTGTACTGATGGTCGAAATTGACGCCCACGACGTATTCGTTGACCGTCAGGTCCCGCCCCATCTGCACGAAGGTGACCGGAGCGGGGTAGTAGCCCGAGGGAGTGATGGAGGCCCCGGCGCGGATGGCCCTGGAAGAGTTCGTTCCCTGCGCGAACGTGAACGCGATGCGGTGGGACAGCTTCTCGACGAACGAGATGTTGTTCAGGGCCGCCACAAAGCCCCAGGAGCCTATGGGGTCCACGTTCATGCAGTGCCCGCCGCCCACGAAGTCCTGGCTGGCGTCGAACAGGAAGGAGTTCGAGGGGCCCCAGTACCCCACGATAGCTGGCATGCGCTCGGAGCCGTTTCTCAAGGTTCCGTCCTCGCCGGTGGAATACCAGAAGGAGAGTTGCGGGGTCAGCGCGTTGAAGCCCGTGTACTCCGCGCCGACATCGAAAAACAGGCCGGAGCGCCGGTTGCGCGCCGGTTCCGCCCCGTTGCCGGAGCCGTACATCACGTCGGCGTAGAACTTGAACGGATCGAGCATGGTGAGCGCAAGCGAAGAGCCCGCCCACCAGTACACGTTCTGGGCGACTCGCAGCCGCGCGGCCCTGGAGCCGCCGAGGGCCAGCAGGTTGGAGGCCAGGGGCGCGTTCTGCTCGTCGATGGCCAGGGTGTAGTTGCTGTCCTTTCCGGCCAGGGCCAGCATGCCCCAGGGAGTGGCGGAAAAGCCACCCATGGTGATGGGAAGCGTGAGCAGGTAGCCGTCGAGTTCGTCGTTGAGCTGGGTGGTGGTGGGGTCGGCGGAGGCGTAGCTGTCGATCAGCCGGGTGAAGCCGGTGATCACTTTGACCTCGTCCGACAGCGGGATGGTCACCATGGCCGCAGCGGAACGGGAGCCGCCGAACACCGGGTTGGCGTTGAAGAGCGCGCTGC
It includes:
- a CDS encoding outer membrane homotrimeric porin, with protein sequence MRRIVLAVAVVMTLCWSGTGSADTTVRMTGDSRVHGNWWSQRNYTGWTSSTAAGTRTYDALSIYQRFRLRSDFIANEDLKFRFGIRVNNTPWGNGTYTVDNPAVAIEVYLAYMQFKWPGSDITFTVGLQNMDLPISSSALFNANPVFGGSRSAAAMVTIPLSDEVKVITGFTRLIDSYASADPTTTQLNDELDGYLLTLPITMGGFSATPWGMLALAGKDSNYTLAIDEQNAPLASNLLALGGSRAARLRVAQNVYWWAGSSLALTMLDPFKFYADVMYGSGNGAEPARNRRSGLFFDVGAEYTGFNALTPQLSFWYSTGEDGTLRNGSERMPAIVGYWGPSNSFLFDASQDFVGGGHCMNVDPIGSWGFVAALNNISFVEKLSHRIAFTFAQGTNSSRAIRAGASITPSGYYPAPVTFVQMGRDLTVNEYVVGVNFDHQYNIYANLAAVVEAGWAHGRFERSVWGRRLVNQAESGDAWKCAVGLQYRF